The following proteins are encoded in a genomic region of Primulina huaijiensis isolate GDHJ02 chromosome 3, ASM1229523v2, whole genome shotgun sequence:
- the LOC140972153 gene encoding photosystem II reaction center W protein, chloroplastic-like: MAAISTFTSTSPIARAAPGHRTCGARTSAIIGLPSMSKKNTGKVRCSMEGGKGAEESELKLGVVASSIMASACAAAMSSPAALALVDDRLSTEGTGLPFGVSNNLLVWILAGVFALIWALYFVYTASLVEDEESGLSL; the protein is encoded by the exons ATGGCCGCCATCTCTACTTTCACCTCCACCTCGCCGATAGCACGCGCCGCCCCCGGACACAGAACGTGCGGCGCCCGGACTTCCGCCATCATCg GGTTACCATCGATGTCAAAGAAGAACACAGGGAAAGTGAGGTGTTCCATGGAAGGTGGAAAGGGTGCAGAAGAGAGTGAGTTGAAGTTGGGTGTGGTGGCTTCTTCGATCATGGCATCGGCCTGCGCGGCGGCCATGTCTAGCCCAGCCGCCTTGGCGCTGGTCGATGATAGGCTGAGCACGGAAGGAACCGGGCTGCCGTTCGGGGTGAGCAACAACCTTTTGGTCTGGATTCTTGCGGGTGTGTTCGCTCTGATTTGGGCACTCTACTTTGTGTACACCGCTTCCCTCGTTGAGGATGAGGAGTCTGGCTTGTCCCTCTGA
- the LOC140973398 gene encoding tryptophan synthase alpha chain-like, with protein MAAAAIGTCSLQLKNNRSISDRRSSLFSSKKKSLKPRPIMATIVSSPTLGISETFSRLRERGKVALIPYITAGDPDLSTTAAALKVLDSCGSDIIELGMPYSDPLADGPVIQAAATRSLARGTNFEKIIAMLKEVVPQLACPIALFSYYNPILKRGVEEFMTTLQDTGIHGLVVPDVPLEETEILRKGTANKNIELVLLTTPTTPTGRMKAIVEASEGFVYLVSTVGVTGTRASVSSKVESLLKEIKEATSKPVAVGFGISKPEHVKQVAGWGADGVIVGSAMVKLLGEAKSPEEGLKELELFTKNLKSALL; from the exons ATGGCTGCGGCGGCGATTGGAACCTGCTCCCTCCAACTAAAGAACAATCGGAGTATCTCCGACCGCCGTTCTTCTCTCTTTTCTTCAAAGAAGAAATCACTCAAGCCTAGGCCCATAATGGCCACCATCGTGTCTTCCCCAACTTTGGGGATATCCGAAACTTTTTCCAGATTAAGGGAGCGAGGAAAA GTGGCGTTAATCCCATACATTACAGCCGGTGATCCTGACCTTTCAACCACTGCAGCAGCACTGAAGGTCCTCGACTCCTGTGGCTCAGACATCATTGAATTAGGAATGCCTTATTCAGACCCTTTGGCCGATGGTCCTGTTATACAG GCAGCTGCCACACGATCATTAGCGAGAGGAACCAACTTCGAGAAAATCATTGCAATGTTGAAGGAA GTGGTACCTCAATTGGCTTGTCCGATTGCACTATTTTCGTATTATAACCCAATACTCAAGCGTGGTGTGGAGGAATTCATGACTACATTGCAAGATACCGGAATACATG GGCTTGTTGTTCCCGATGTCCCTCTGGAAGAGACAGAGATATTGAGGAAGGGAACTGCCAACAAAAATATTGAGCTG GTACTGCTTACCACTCCAACAACTCCTACAGGACGAATGAAAGCCATTGTTGAAGCTTCAGAAGGATTTGTCTATCTT GTGAGCACAGTGGGAGTCACTGGAACACGAGCGTCTGTTAGTTCAAAAGTGGAGTCTCTCctaaaagaaattaaagag GCGACAAGCAAGCCGGTAGCGGTTGGTTTTGGCATATCAAAACCAGAACATGTTAAACAG GTGGCCGGATGGGGAGCAGATGGCGTGATTGTTGGTAGTGCTATGGTAAAACTATTGGGTGAAGCAAAATCTCCTGAAGAAGGATTAAAAGAACTGGAATTGTTCaccaaaaacttaaaatctgCACTGTTGTGA
- the LOC140973396 gene encoding DAR GTPase 3, chloroplastic isoform X2, whose product MITQPFGVWLNCPATVLAGNCRHNRCSGFPSASLSSIHPSTSSPTIQIVGGNQLGWHEKESSKLCSTLESVHEDLDWLKLEADLYHWTRPLRPVQMDSWLGNRKRIVVLNREDMISTADRNSWANYYARRGTKVVFANGKLGTGTLKLSRLAKALVGVVNTKRKAKGLLPRPVRAGIIGYPNVGKSSLINRLLKRRLCNAAARPGVTRELKWVRFGDDLELLDSPGMIPMRINDQSAAIKLAICDDIGERSYDVPDVAAILVQMLARLPTVGYKALHDRYKVEADSFVGKTFVQKLALRLFNGDSHQASHRILSDFRKGKFGWLALERPPRFYE is encoded by the exons ATGATAACGCAGCCCTTCGGTGTTTGGCTTAATTGCCCAGCCACTGTGCTCGCCGGGAATTGCCGCCACAATCGATGCAGTGGTTTTCCGTCTGCATCTCTCTCCTCCATCCATCCGTCTACCTCTTCGCCAACTATTCAG ATTGTTGGTGGAAACCAATTGGGATGGCATGAAAAAGAGAGCTCAAAGCTATGTAGCACTTTGGAGAGTGTCCACGAAGATTTAGATTGGCTGAAATTGGAAGCTGATCTTTATCACTGGACAAGACCATTACGTCCGGTTCAG ATGGATTCATGGTTGGGGAATAGGAAGAGGATTGTTGTTTTAAATAGAGAAGACATGATATCCACGGCTGACAGAAATTCTTGGGCTAATTATTATGCTAGGCGGGGAACTAAAGTCGTATTTGCCAATGGCAAGCTTGGAACG GGTACCTTGAAGCTAAGCAGGTTAGCAAAGGCATTGGTAGGTGTCGTGAACACCAAGCGCAAGGCAAAAGGACTACTTCCTCGTCCT GTTCGTGCTGGTATCATTGGCTATCCCAATGTTGGTAAATCATCATTGATAAACCGATTGCTCAAGCGTAGATTGTGTAATGCAGCTGCAAGGCCAGGTGTTACTAGAGAGTTAAA ATGGGTGCGCTTCGGGGATGACTTGGAATTACTGGATTCCCCTGGAATGATACCGATGAGGATCAATGATCAATCAGCTGCTATAAAACTTGCAATTTGTGATGACATCGGGGAACGATCTTATGATGTTCCTGATGTTGCAGCCATTCTCGTACAGATGTTGGCTAGGCTTCCAACAGTGG GTTATAAAGCTCTTCATGATCGCTACAAGGTTGAGGCAGATAGTTTTGTCGGTAAAAC TTTTGTTCAGAAGCTCGCTCTCCGGTTATTCAATGGGGACAGTCATCAAGCATCCCATCGTATCTTGTCAGATTTCCGGAAAGGTAAATTTGGTTGGTTGGCGCTAGAGAGGCCTCCCAGGTTTTATGAATGA
- the LOC140973396 gene encoding DAR GTPase 3, chloroplastic isoform X1, producing MITQPFGVWLNCPATVLAGNCRHNRCSGFPSASLSSIHPSTSSPTIQIVGGNQLGWHEKESSKLCSTLESVHEDLDWLKLEADLYHWTRPLRPVQWYPGHIAKTEKELKEQLKLMDVVIEVRDARIPMSTSHPQMDSWLGNRKRIVVLNREDMISTADRNSWANYYARRGTKVVFANGKLGTGTLKLSRLAKALVGVVNTKRKAKGLLPRPVRAGIIGYPNVGKSSLINRLLKRRLCNAAARPGVTRELKWVRFGDDLELLDSPGMIPMRINDQSAAIKLAICDDIGERSYDVPDVAAILVQMLARLPTVGYKALHDRYKVEADSFVGKTFVQKLALRLFNGDSHQASHRILSDFRKGKFGWLALERPPRFYE from the exons ATGATAACGCAGCCCTTCGGTGTTTGGCTTAATTGCCCAGCCACTGTGCTCGCCGGGAATTGCCGCCACAATCGATGCAGTGGTTTTCCGTCTGCATCTCTCTCCTCCATCCATCCGTCTACCTCTTCGCCAACTATTCAG ATTGTTGGTGGAAACCAATTGGGATGGCATGAAAAAGAGAGCTCAAAGCTATGTAGCACTTTGGAGAGTGTCCACGAAGATTTAGATTGGCTGAAATTGGAAGCTGATCTTTATCACTGGACAAGACCATTACGTCCGGTTCAG TGGTATCCTGGACACATAGCaaaaactgaaaaagaactCAAAGAACAGCTGAAATTGATGGATGTTGTAATAGAAGTTCGAGATGCTAGAATACCCATGTCCACAAGTCATCCACAG ATGGATTCATGGTTGGGGAATAGGAAGAGGATTGTTGTTTTAAATAGAGAAGACATGATATCCACGGCTGACAGAAATTCTTGGGCTAATTATTATGCTAGGCGGGGAACTAAAGTCGTATTTGCCAATGGCAAGCTTGGAACG GGTACCTTGAAGCTAAGCAGGTTAGCAAAGGCATTGGTAGGTGTCGTGAACACCAAGCGCAAGGCAAAAGGACTACTTCCTCGTCCT GTTCGTGCTGGTATCATTGGCTATCCCAATGTTGGTAAATCATCATTGATAAACCGATTGCTCAAGCGTAGATTGTGTAATGCAGCTGCAAGGCCAGGTGTTACTAGAGAGTTAAA ATGGGTGCGCTTCGGGGATGACTTGGAATTACTGGATTCCCCTGGAATGATACCGATGAGGATCAATGATCAATCAGCTGCTATAAAACTTGCAATTTGTGATGACATCGGGGAACGATCTTATGATGTTCCTGATGTTGCAGCCATTCTCGTACAGATGTTGGCTAGGCTTCCAACAGTGG GTTATAAAGCTCTTCATGATCGCTACAAGGTTGAGGCAGATAGTTTTGTCGGTAAAAC TTTTGTTCAGAAGCTCGCTCTCCGGTTATTCAATGGGGACAGTCATCAAGCATCCCATCGTATCTTGTCAGATTTCCGGAAAGGTAAATTTGGTTGGTTGGCGCTAGAGAGGCCTCCCAGGTTTTATGAATGA
- the LOC140973397 gene encoding NADH dehydrogenase [ubiquinone] flavoprotein 2, mitochondrial-like, with protein sequence MLSRLASQRILEIRQVFRQFPQPSRSFSTALNYHIDGPDNNPDLPWEFTDANKEKVKEILSHYPSNYKRSAVIPLLDLAQQQHGGWLPVSAMNHVAKIIEVAPIRVFEVATFYSMFNRTKVGKYHLLVCGTTPCMIRGSREIEEALLKHLGVKRNEVTKDGLFSVGEMECMGCCVNAPMITVADYSNGSEGYAYNYYEDVTPKRVVELVEALRRGEKPPRGTQNPNRINSGPEGGNSTLLGEPKAPPCRDLDAC encoded by the exons ATGTTAAGCCGCCTCGCCTCTCAACGCATTCTCGAGATACGTCAGGTCTTCCGTCAATTCCCCCAG CCATCGCGATCGTTTTCGACTGCGCTGAACTAT CATATTGATGGCCCAGACAATAATCCGGACCTTCCATGGGAATTCACCGATGCAAACAAAGAAAAG GTTAAGGAGATATTATCTCACTATCCTTCCAACTATAAGCGATCTGCTGTCATCCCTTTATTGGATCTTGCACAACAACAACATGGAGGCTGGCTCCCAGTTTCGGCTATGAATCAT GTGGCAAAAATTATTGAAGTTGCCCCAATTCGTGTATTTGAGGTTGCAACCTTCTATTCGATGTTCAACAGAACAAAG GTTGGCAAATACCATCTTTTGGTATGTGGTACGACACCTTGCATGATACGTGGTTCTAGGGAAATTGAAGAAGCATTATTGAAACATCTAGGAGTAAAGCGCAATG AAGTAACCAAGGATGGCCTATTTTCTGTTGGAGAAATGGAATGCATG GGATGTTGTGTGAATGCTCCGATGATTACAGTTGCTGATTACTCTAATGGATCTGAGGGATATGCATACAATTATTAT GAGGATGTTACTCCTAAACGAGTCGTTGAGCTGGTCGAGGCTTTGAGAAGAGGGGAAAAGCCACCG cgTGGCACGCAAAATCCAAATCGTATCAACTCTGGACCAGAAGGTGGGAACTCTACATTGCTAGGCGAGCCTAAGGCTCCTCCATGTCGGGATCTTGATGCATGCTGA